The Penaeus chinensis breed Huanghai No. 1 chromosome 39, ASM1920278v2, whole genome shotgun sequence genome has a segment encoding these proteins:
- the LOC125046602 gene encoding acanthoscurrin-2-like — MKYFGIFVAAIAVHHASGDGGFGSGGHGQHGGGLGGHGVAVGGGHGLGGGLGGAVRGGHGGYGGGVATGFSVFNLGAPLGGYGAGGSSLRHSGSSLGHGGLAGGSSLGYGGVAGGSSLGHGSLAGGSSLGHGGLVGGSSLGHGGLVGGSSLGYGGLAGGASLGHGGLDGAHSLGVSGLDVGHSVGHGGVLASGVHAGGLGGPVVAPHGDSYGVL; from the exons ATG aAATACTTTGGTATCTTCGTAGCGGCGATCGCGGTGCATCATGCATCTGGCGATGGAGGCTTTGGCTCTGGAGGACACGGGCAACATGGAGGAGGACTCGGAGGACATGGAGTGGCTGTTGGAGGAGGCCACGGCCTTGGAGGAGGACTCGGAGGAGCTGTCAGGGGCGGCCATGGAGGGTATGGCGGGGGCGTAGCCACCGGCTTCAGCGTGTTCAACCTCGGAGCTCCTCTGGGAGGCTACGGTGCCGGTGGCTCCTCCCTAAGGCAcagcggctcctccttggggcatggaggcctcgccggcggctcctcatTAGGGTACGGTGGCGTCGCCGGCGGCTCCTCTTTAGGGCACGGtagcctcgccggcggctcctccttggggcatggaggcctcgtcggcggctcctccttggggcatggaggcctcgtcggcggctcctccttggggtaCGGAGGCCTCGCCGGGGGCGCCTCCTTGGGGCACGGTGGCCTCGACGGCGCTCACTCCCTGGGAGTCAGCGGCCTTGATGTCGGCCATTCAGTGGGCCACGGGGGCGTCTTGGCCAGTGGCGTTCACGCCGGCGGCCTCGGGGGGCCGGTCGTCGCTCCCCACGGGGACTCTTACGGGGTTCTGTAA
- the LOC125046608 gene encoding acanthoscurrin-2-like, with protein MKYFGIFVAAIAVHHASGDGGFGSAGHGQHGGGLGGHGVAVGGGHGLGGGLGGAVRGGHGGYGGGVATGFSVFNLGAPLGGYGAGGSSLRHSGSSLGHGGLAGGSSLGHGGLAGGSSLGHGGLAGGSSLGHGGLAGGSSLGHGSLAGGSSLGYGGFAGGASLGHGGFDGAHSLGVSRP; from the exons ATG AAATACTTTGGTATCTTCGTAGCGGCGATCGCGGTGCATCATGCATCTGGCGATGGAGGCTTTGGCTCTGCAGGACACGGGCAACATGGAGGAGGACTCGGAGGACATGGAGTGGCTGTTGGAGGAGGCCACGGCCTTGGAGGAGGACTCGGAGGAGCTGTCAGGGGCGGCCATGGAGGGTATGGCGGAGGCGTAGCCACCGGCTTCAGCGTGTTCAACCTCGGAGCTCCTCTGGGAGGCTACGGTGCCGGTGGCTCCTCCCTAAGACAcagcggctcctccttggggcatggaggcctcgccggcggctcctccttggggcatggaggcctcgccggcggctcctccttagggcatggaggcctcgccggcggctcctccttggggcatggaggtctcgccggcggctcctccttggggcacgGTAGCCTCGCCGGGGGCTCCTCCTTGGGGTACGGAGGCTTCGCCGGGGGCGCCTCCTTGGGGCACGGTGGCTTTGACGGCGCTCACTCCCTGGGAGTAAGCAGGCCTTGA